TAGCTTGATAACTATGTCAAGATCTAACACAGTGTGATTGAGATGAAACTTTGGAACTTCTTCCAACATTCAAAACTCTTTTCCAATCATGTGTACCCTAGCTAGGGGTTTATACAATCACAAACCATCACTGATCACGTAGGATATTCAACTCTTGCTATAGGttaatggatcccattagcaatcacctgcctccatatgTTACTACACAAAGACTACACAATGCATCTCCCATCGGGATAAATAGGTGGCTCTTAGCAATGACAATTCTCTAACACCAACATATAAGATAACTGTGTTGCCTCTAGTTTAAGGACCAATAACACAATCAAAGCAAGtgacagatcattaatcctctcagtcatgtgatctatcacttgCGTCACATTTAACAAATGTTTAACTAACATCCAcccacatgtttactatatcattctcatggattatggcttGTGACTTACCATTCTTTAATCATTAGAATCTCATACTAATCACATATAGCAGCTCATGTGCTAGTTTTTAATGGATTACTCATATTCCCCTTCTCagaaatctaaggactgagaatcactttaagaaatcctaaatCCAAAGGtatttgtcacatattcttaacacttaagaataaaacCTTTAttaggaaatctagggactcattcatatatatatatatatataaattaaagagatatgaatgaagatatgaccattaaaatatgaaaacttattttattatatttgcaatatttacatcattagtcccataatacATTTgctagatgccatctaaatccaACATtaagggcactaacactaacataTACAATATATGCCTTACCATCGAGGGTTTTGGTAGTAAGATAAACTTTGCTTCTTGCTATAGTCTAAGAAGGAAATagggaaaagaaggaaaatagcTTAAAAAGACTCACTCGTGAGCGTTCTCCGAGGAGCAAAAAGCCTTCCAGGTGGAGCGCGATTTCTTTTGGGTGGAATTATTTTCCTCTGGGTAGAATACTTTCCCTCAGATGGAAATATTTTCCTCTAGGTAATTACCCTAAGCCTTCAAAAAAGTAgagtaaaaatgcaagaaatacCAAGATCTATGGAAAACAACCTATTATGAGTGGCAAAAGATGTATTTCGGGAGTAATGTAATTTGTTTTGGGTGGAAAATGGTGTATTTTGGGAGCATTATGGTTTGTTCTGGGTGGAAATGGGTGTGTTCTAGGAGCAACCACAATTAACGTAGGGTGAAAGCATGAAAATAATAGCCATAAAAACTGCTATATATAGGCAATATCAAGTCGTCGAATGCATTTTTTCCACCCAGAGCAGGGTATAAAGAGAAGATGGTGCATAGGCGAGGTAGAAAAGTTCTAGAAATTTTCTCTTCCATTTTACCCAAGGGTAAAACAGAAGAATGGGGAGCAATTATTGTGCTAGTTCTTTCGAGTGGAAAAAATTTCACGTAGGGTGCCTAGGTGGAATTAATTTCCACCTGGAGCAAAGTATGAAAAGAATTCCTCCTAGTGGAATAAATTTCCACTCGAAGCGAGAATAAGAGAATTCCTCCGAGTGGAATGATTTTCCTTCCGGAGCAAGAGAAATAAGTCATTTCCTTTGGGTGGAATGGATTTCTAGCAAGAGTGAGTCCCACATTCACCCGGAGCATTTCTTTCAAGGCATTCCATCCAGTCTCATCCAATAGTTGTAGACCTCCTTGCATGACATATGGCCCATGCGAATTCCTTGGGAATcgtgcctataaatacccaatcTCTTATTAGAAGAAAGGACCTTTCACTTTTGGTAAATCTAACTTCACTCATATTATTCATCATACTCACCTGTTTACATCACTTACCTCACACACGTTCCACCGGGAGGGATCATGAGGTGCACTCGAAGCATTTGTCTTCATCCattactaacttaagcatcggaatGTCTACAGGGGTGAGAAATCCCTATGTGCCTTCTGACCCTTGCATGCGATTACAGTTCACTCAGAAAGAGCAAACTTCCATCCAGAGCAATCTTCTTTCTCTTGGTGGACCATTTCACTCAGAGCTAAGCCTTTCTTCTTGGTAAACCCTTCCACCCCAGCACCACGTTTTTTCTCCCGATGGACCATTCCACTTGAAGCTAAGTGTAATACCCAAAGAGTCCAGAgaaaggtagtatatatcgaggataagtaaggaaggaaacaacaccagctggataccttttgggctgaatgtaggtaaaagaactcttgggttaagcgtgcttgagctggggaagttcaaggatgggtgacccttgggaagttcgcgtaggcccattagggtaagttgtttcggtccttcctatcgctcaatacGAGATGTTACACCAAGTCTTTCCTCTCGATGAACCCTCTCAAAGCAATCTTCTTCCTCTCGGTGGACCATTCCACCCGGAGCTAAGCCTTTCTCCTGATCAGCCCTTCCACCTAGAGCCAAGTCTTTCCTCTTGGTGGACCATTCCATAAAAAGTTGAGCCTTTTCTCCAGGTGCGCCCTTCCACCCAAAGCAGACTCTTTCCTCTTGGTAGCCCATTCCACCTGGAGCCACTTCTTGCTTCCTAAAGCCAAACAAATGCAGTACAACTAGTCTCACAttacaaatttcaattattgtattttgacaataaaagaTGTCAAAGGTGTGCGACTGCTATATAACCTATAAATACCAAAGAATGAACATATTAGTTATGGGATAATGTAACATATAGTACAAGCGAAACTAGAAGTACAATGGACATACACATGTAGTTGATTATTCAATTGTTGATCCAAATTGTATAGTATATATAGGTCAGGGTTCTATTTCTATGACTGGCTGATCCTCTAGCAGTGGCTCAAAAGATTAGCGTCAAAGTTAATGCCTAATAGCTCCATGCGTGTCGGTAGCCCTTGAATTTTTCCTCTATTCACCTTAGCATGCTAAGAATTGATGTTGGCATACTTGGATgtgaaagtaaagcatgatcgctatggggcaaacagcgtagttcaaaatttttgaacttaccccgatcctggcgattggatcaacgtcgaaatcaaatcattcacatacaaataaataaatctaacctttagattatcgagtcgttcgcagattcgagccgtccaagcgtccggcctctaactcgtgatacgcggcactcgtccgttggcaaggagagcggaataggagtgctagctccttctcctttgcacgGCTTGTGTATGAATGGTAAAAGAACgtccacgtttcaaatcgatgccaaaaagaaacgggaagagtaaacggtaatacgtttttcaactcttgataAACGTCACCAAAAACCACTTCACATTTTGGGCAActcataaagggatatttatagtgaaatatcctagggtttctaaaaccctaatggattgggctagcccattaattctaatttaattagaatcttaagtgggcttattctagtccaactagaaatataattaaattgcccaatccttttataggttaaataaaatattatggcccaaatctaattgaagcccaaatatattttatttaatatttggcccaaatctaatttagtccaaatataatatttaatatttggccaaaatctaatttagtccaaatataatatttattttaatatttttccaaatccaatttagtccaaatataatatttaatttaatatttggcccaaatctaatttagtccaaatattaacttaagcccaaatatattttatttcctatttgccactccaacaaataaaaaattattaaattagaaactccttcctaatttaattaattgccattttagaaaattctttccattatgacgactcctcgtcatatcgacgtcattacgtctatttgttctttttccgtgagaacctacgatggtacaacttcttgccgaagtgtcccacttaaccatacgtccactctcctggtttaagccagggaccgtgcctattgcgtatgactcattaggcttccgaatatgttggcaatgtgtcggtacaaacacataagacaagattggcctctagcaaggcatcatgcctacccaattattcagaaggattcataatccgcaaataacctttcacgagcatggttaccgtgtaattcgatcctctcgtcaatgtatcttatgtgatctcaagtatggcgatgtattgcttgataacgatcacatgagttttcttcggtcttctagatatcttcacttaatagaaagtaaatcaataactccttattgatctcttttaccatggccatggatttaaagtgaatatccaccgaaggcgccttagatacatcatcctctatcaagagatagacgagtcccatcttggttatacacccatctccataagcctcacgatatacccaacgatcgcccatatgcagcctttgtctaggcccatcgaaacgatgtcaaagcataccgatcttcttatgagatgaccgtgacaacctcaggtccaaggattagttacacccatctcgtatgagaattccatcaacatataaccaaaatggattctcatggcgagtcatgtccagtgacacgttctccaacattggtcacctatgtacttattTAGGCATCCTCATGCccatgggtgtgagacccccattgctatcacatagcaaaaacatagcacatacaagtcttaccgcaattgtcaatgtccagtcttgacattgctacgacttgggacgtttaatgatatctagaaactgtgatgcataatctcacatctttataggttattcacagtatacatcatatggacttctatctagtttcattcggttattacaataataacaagaaactaatagaatgacttcttgtgaatttgaataactccttattcaaataataacatgattacaattgtcagtgtacaacatgctcaatatgattgggtctagagcacctacactaacaggatgaggtttaaacaaaatatctatttAGAACCAGTAGCAAAATTGGGATGAGAGAAGAACCCTCGGGCATAGCTTCTCATTGTCATCCctagagagaaaggagaaaggGTTTGGtcgaaagagaaaatgagggagaagagagagaaaatttaaTGGTATTTTGgttattctaaaatttataagGAGAAAAGTAACGAGAATAAAGACAGTGGAATGAATTTAATGAATCAATGAAAGcctatgtaaaatattttagaaacaGTGTAGCGTTTGTCTTTTGGCCAAATAGTAGGGACCCTAGGTATCTAGGTAAATAATTGAgctaataaaaagaaagaaaagaaaagcacaTAGAGGGAGGACGTCATGACAGCGAGGATGGTCCTGAATGTAGTAATGAATATGAATTGGCATCCATCGATCTCAAGAGGACGCTAGAAATTAATGTGATGAACTAACGGTCCGTACCAAAATCAAagctttttttttgttttttatgtcatgttcaagaaattaataatgTGTGAAACTTTTTGTTCTCtctatctacatatatatatataaagaagggTAGGGAAGCGATGGATGGAGCAGCAAAAGCTAGCCAGCTAGCTACTATAGTGTTAGTGTTTGTGTTTGAGGTCGAGGTTGATGTTGAGGTGGATGGCtgtaatgataatattaatagCAATAATACTGGCCATGGCGGCAAAGGCAGAGGCAGACATAGCCAATGACAGGGAAGAGTGCGCGAACCAGCTGGTGGGGCTGGCGACGTGCCTTCCGTTCGTGGGCGGGGAGGCGAGGGCGCCAACGTCCGACTGCTGCAGTGGCCTCCGCCAGGTGCTGCAGAAGAGCAAGAAGTGCCTGTGCGTACTGGTGAAGGACCGGAACGATCCCAGCATCGGCTTAAAGATCAACGCCACGCTTGCCCTCTCCCTTCCTGCTATTTGCCAATCCCCTGCCAATGTCTCCCAGTGCCCCGGTGcctactcctcctcctcctccatcaATCAATCAGTAGCTAAATATTCCTCAGCTTTTTATTCCATTCAATTCTTTTTGCATGCAGAGCTCTTGCACTTACCCCCAAACTCTCCGGATGCCAAGACTTTCCAGGATTTTGCCAACGGTGCCAAAGGAATTATTAGCAATACTACGTCCCCACCTGCCAGCGGTAACATTAACAACAAATATCATCATATGCTTATGCTTTCTCCAGTCCATGTTTAATTagttcttcatatatatatatatatatatatatattagctaattaatatatatttgtttgtggGTGTGCTCAAAACTAAAGGGAGTTCGGATGGTTCAAGAGCTGCTTCGATAAAGAGTGAAGCTGCTGCACAAACATACAATACAAGCAGCACCAGGAGCTTCCTTTTTCATCTTCTCTCCGCACTCCTCACTTCTTCTTTGCTGCTTGCTTTTGGTTGCTTTCCTCCCCAGTCTGCTCTCGTGCCTTTTCCTTTCAACTAATAATTAAGACtctttaattttatgtaaaatgacCACTattttgcatcttcttcttcttctttcttcgaTCAATGTATTGTTGTTATTACTATACTATTAATAAAACACATATGTAGTGCATAAGACTTGTTGGAGTACGGTATTGACTGGCCTCCACTCAATCTCACTCTCAATCACTTGTGGCTGATAGTTTTATAGGAGAAAATAGGCAGAGAGAAACTTCGACTCTGTATTACTTCTTTATATTGGTATGAAACAAAGACTGAGATTATACCTAATTTATAGGCAGATGATGAACAGAAAATTAACTTTGATCTGATCTGTTACTTTGAGAACATTGAAACTCCACATTGAAATTGAGAAGACCAAATTGAAACTCCAGGGGGCTTCTCGACTTTGTTTTCCAATGTGCTGATTCCTTATATCTTTTCCTTCATTATAAATTCTTCCATCTTGGCTTTTGGGAATTCGTGCAACAATTTTAGTTCTTAACATTTTCCCCTTAAACTTGTACCTCCCATTACTGAAAATATCACAAAGATGCAAACAAATCTTAGTCTCTTTGTGAATATATCCATAATTTGTTCAATTGTCTTCACATGCTCCAActcaatctctttttctttgatGTGTAATCAAATAAGATGAAATAGAGTATCAATGTGTTTTAACCTCTCATGATGAACTATATCCTTTGCTAAAGTAATAGCTAACGAGTTATCAACAAAAATCTTGTTGAATTGTCTTACTCCAATTGTAAGTCCTTACAAGTTATCTATGTAGGCAAATATTATGGCATCCACATACCGCAACTACAATGTACTCAGTCTCACACGTGGATAAAGCAACAATGGATTGCTTTTTTATGGACAATTTAAAGGTTGTTCCATCATAGTAGATGTCATAGGTTCAATTTTGAGGCTTAGATCTTAGCCTTGCGATGACACTAAATTTGCCCACTTAGTTAGCCAAAGAAACATGCAAGAAGCACAAaacaaattaagggaaaaataaCATGACAAGTAAAATAAAACTTGACCTTTTATTCAACCAAAGGACATAAGGAGAATGGCTTGAACAGCTTAGTCTAAATGTCTACAAAAATGCCCCAAAAGACAAGTATTTATAGGAACAAATATGGCAGTTGATAATCCCAACTGCTAAAGGTAAAATGGTAAAACAATCAATAATGGAAATAATCGCCATTAGAATTCTACATTAAGCCATAACCACTTTGCACGCCAAGCTTGTGCTTGTCTTAGGCTTGTTGTGCACAAAAATGATTAGGTTTATCATGCGCGAGCCCTATTCGTGCCATCTTGATCACATGCTTGTGTGTCCCCTAGCTTGCCTTCCTACCCATATGTAATGTCCACCAGCTATGCCTTCGTGTTGCCCATCTACACAGACCTGCATCACAGCTTCCCACATCGCCATGTTCTAGTTGGGATCTACATTGCACCTTGTCCTTGGTCATGCCTATTAGTGTTGTATGTTgtaatgttagatttagatgacatctagtatgTAATAGGGATACTTATTTGATAATCTTGCAATCAATAAaattgtcatatcttcattcatacctctccaattgttgttgccaaaaatacaacaattaaaatttatggtGTGGGATCCACGCGAGCTAGGTGTCGGGTGAAGTGAGATTGTTGTAAGAAAAGTTGTCTCAAGGGAGTTTGCCACAAGGATGCTCGCCACAAGGGTGTTTgctggctgcactcctcaccctacaatttagatagccttaatcagtttggatgttcaatgttgaaatggtgaagaggtttaaactcaccagtgtgtgagtgtagttatagcacaaatataaattctggacaagtccgggtcgattcactgggaagtttatttaacaaaagaattgttcattcgggttaatttatccaaagagagctaagttttcttgattgtgaaaaggttttttggaatattaaaaaggtcttgggttgaggcgagttcagaaccaatgcctaataaatctcttatagcaatttaaacagcaacattaatctgaaataaacagatgatcgtttggtagttataattcaagatacgaatgattcttagctaagcaaccctcatacatgatataagggttctaggttaagatgtcactgtaaattgtattatactacagactatgatttaatcgtctgagcttgggtatatctcatctccaattctagcaactctcatacatggcatgagagttctaagttaggatgatgacccaatccaaactcacaaaaccatttacacactcaactcgagtttaactcagataaatcttgcattcatcgaggtttggcttatcttgagattcaagaacattggacactgtcctcgccttaacccaagattagatttagctactcattcccatttaaaattaattgacaggaatttgaatgacgtaatttaaatgacagaatttaattgacaggaattaaaatagcagaaactaaccggccatttaggcagtggataatttaaatgacaggaattaaaattacagaaatttaaagacagaaattaaccggccatttaggcgatggataataaagtaacaataaatggcatatgaatttaaaagaacaaagaaaatgaagtaagattacaagagaaaacaagagagagaataagagcaattctctaagagaaactctaagaacaaaactaaattttgattcaagtaataaccccccttcacaaatgcaccaaaagtgagctatttatagctcacaagatgcaatacaagccacacaattattcaacaaaacattcacctaactagtggaagaaaattaggtaaaagacaaaaaatacaaaagactttgtgtggtgaacttctcataagaatacaaaagactttaagcgataaaacacttataaaaattcaaaacaaagaaaagtcttctacaaattgggctttgttgggcctttgattagtcttgggcctttgattggtcttgggcctttcttatgttggattctatttgatagttgggccaagtgcacttgaaacatcctctagactccatagttggcccatgattttgagcaacaataatgggtaatccaacgtcttcgatttatgcccctaattaattgtagaagtcagcttccttgcttcatcctgtaataatatgtaatgcaaataattatttattttaagcataattataaagtcagaatggggatataattcattaagatttaggaaatattaacccctcatcacaccccccaacttgaatattgctagtcccttagcaatcggattatacaccagccatgatctaatcgcaatacttgcatgaatataaaaatttcaaattcaaaaccaaaatacgtagagtagaacattcaaaataagtcgaACGTTCAgaattagatttatggttaaaggtcatacaatcttaggaatgacAATCAGGAAGATCAATACACAGATTTACTCcttcgaagttttgactttaaaccttactgtggattttccctccaataaaaacgATTCCTTAAGtatacacacaagggggtgcaccgttataagagtaaatgcaaaacaagttcaaactcggtgtcatcccaaatacaaagaacgtattttcatgaaagaacaaggaaattaacatagcttcatgactggaataatgccatagataaataacttttgaatttaaacagaattccttgctccgaactcgaatcttgagatcacatgatttatagcatcaagagggaccaaacTGGGTTGTAAtagggctatgaggttaatacgggttgtcaaagaaaagggtaaagtgtgcaaatggtgtgtcgggattttttttttttttacactaatCTCAAACTGGATATaatgttttcttcagcatttattttgaaacacttatgctgaataactaagagaacttctctttttttttctttttttatatgaaaataccgagatagactgattcctagaaacacaccaggttagacaaacttcatatggttactGGTTAGACGAAGGTAAGGAAAGGAATTGTGCTAAGAACatctcaaatgggctagcaaatGAGgctaatgtaaagaaagaaaaaggttaataggcccaaattgaaagtaattgatccccctatcatacttctacaaaacaatgttactcagtcaactaattcagagtttgaaaccagccaaattcattCGCTATCATACTaggcattcaaagcaaattgatgttttgaagctattgaaaagatgagataaacaataaagcgcatttaaagtaagtgttatttcactcagaattaatgattattaggttcaaacactcactcgggtaatagtctccacttctgttaagggatcat
This genomic stretch from Diospyros lotus cultivar Yz01 chromosome 1, ASM1463336v1, whole genome shotgun sequence harbors:
- the LOC127791371 gene encoding non-specific lipid transfer protein GPI-anchored 14-like is translated as MLRWMAVMIILIAIILAMAAKAEADIANDREECANQLVGLATCLPFVGGEARAPTSDCCSGLRQVLQKSKKCLCVLVKDRNDPSIGLKINATLALSLPAICQSPANVSQCPELLHLPPNSPDAKTFQDFANGAKGIISNTTSPPASGSSDGSRAASIKSEAAAQTYNTSSTRSFLFHLLSALLTSSLLLAFGCFPPQSALVPFPFN